A single window of Methylacidimicrobium sp. AP8 DNA harbors:
- a CDS encoding aspartyl protease family protein, whose amino-acid sequence MLACLVSGAAPPWRAEAADFLNRARWSLAAGNLEEAERLARKEAALHPGQGQAWSLLGAIALQRGNQPEAEDALEHALRANPEDGEAASLLALLRRRQGRFREAASLLRSLGREAEASQLAAFGTAPPFRQRGPDEIRLSWVGSGWRPVIPALVDGKREADFLVDTGASCVVLDRRLADRIGLAAVGSARLLGAGARSTGGKLCRLPSLRLGGTEVRDIPVAVVDLRRAGKAEETFQGILGSEFLQHFVVTLDYPGRRLCLQKAGTSSPSAAGRLVADVPLRLTPGGLVVVPIEVASRERLLVFLDTGAAETALALSRRAAGRLGLTPLRRGERYFGVGGGYRASPILLRDLRFAGFSARNVPGLIAPFPAQIEEGEGIPLGGFLGSEFCRPFRVTIDFPRMRLLLALPERET is encoded by the coding sequence TTGCTCGCTTGTCTTGTTTCGGGAGCGGCTCCGCCTTGGCGCGCGGAGGCGGCGGATTTCCTGAACCGGGCCCGATGGAGCTTGGCGGCGGGGAATCTCGAAGAGGCCGAACGGCTTGCGCGGAAGGAAGCGGCGCTCCATCCGGGGCAGGGGCAAGCCTGGAGCCTGCTCGGCGCGATCGCGCTCCAGCGGGGAAATCAGCCGGAAGCCGAAGACGCGCTGGAACACGCGTTGCGGGCGAACCCGGAGGATGGGGAAGCCGCATCCCTGCTGGCGCTCCTCCGCCGGCGGCAGGGACGTTTTCGCGAGGCGGCTTCCCTCTTGCGATCCTTAGGCCGGGAAGCCGAAGCGAGCCAGCTGGCTGCCTTCGGCACCGCCCCTCCCTTTCGGCAGAGGGGCCCCGACGAGATCCGTCTGAGCTGGGTCGGGTCCGGCTGGCGCCCCGTGATCCCGGCCCTGGTCGATGGGAAGCGCGAGGCCGACTTCCTCGTCGACACCGGAGCGTCCTGCGTGGTCCTCGACCGGCGCCTGGCCGACCGGATCGGGTTGGCTGCGGTCGGATCGGCCCGCCTCCTCGGAGCGGGCGCCAGAAGCACCGGAGGGAAGCTGTGCCGGCTCCCTTCGCTCCGATTGGGTGGCACCGAGGTCCGAGACATTCCCGTCGCGGTGGTCGACCTCCGCCGGGCGGGAAAGGCGGAAGAGACGTTCCAGGGCATTTTGGGATCCGAGTTTTTGCAGCACTTCGTCGTGACCCTCGACTATCCGGGCCGGCGCCTCTGCTTGCAAAAAGCCGGAACGAGCAGCCCGTCGGCCGCCGGGCGCCTCGTGGCCGACGTCCCCCTGCGGCTGACCCCGGGAGGGCTCGTCGTCGTTCCGATCGAGGTGGCGTCGCGGGAGAGGCTCCTGGTCTTCCTCGACACCGGAGCGGCAGAGACCGCCCTCGCGCTTAGCCGACGGGCGGCGGGCCGGTTGGGCCTCACCCCGCTCCGCCGCGGAGAACGCTACTTCGGGGTGGGCGGGGGCTACCGCGCCTCGCCGATCCTCCTGCGCGATCTCCGGTTCGCCGGCTTCTCGGCCCGCAACGTTCCGGGGCTGATTGCCCCGTTCCCCGCGCAAATCGAGGAGGGAGAAGGGATTCCCCTGGGAGGCTTCCTCGGGAGCGAATTCTGCCGGCCTTTCCGGGTGACCATCGATTTTCCCCGGATGCGCCTCCTCCTGGCGCTGCCGGAACGCGAAACCTAA
- the hisF gene encoding imidazole glycerol phosphate synthase subunit HisF, whose protein sequence is MLARRIIPCLDVHAGRVTRGKRFGRAESGGLRDVGDPIELAARYNDQGADELVFYDITASVEGRAALLDVLRAVSDRCFIPLTAGGGVRTLDDIREMLLAGADKVSINTAALAEPKLIRAGAERFGSQCIVLSIDVRRSGPGSWLVCSHGGRRETGWEALDWARKGVELGAGEIVCNSIDCDGMKSGYDCSLIRRLADALPVPVVASGGAGRIEDFGEVFLSGHADAALAAGIFHSGEVAISEVKRYLQARGIPVRA, encoded by the coding sequence ATGCTGGCTAGGCGCATCATCCCCTGCCTCGATGTCCATGCCGGGCGGGTGACGCGCGGAAAGCGGTTCGGCAGGGCCGAATCCGGCGGCCTGCGGGACGTAGGAGATCCGATCGAGTTGGCCGCCCGATACAACGACCAAGGGGCCGACGAGCTCGTCTTCTACGACATCACGGCGAGCGTGGAGGGCCGGGCGGCGCTTCTCGACGTCCTGCGCGCGGTTTCCGATCGTTGCTTCATCCCGCTGACGGCGGGGGGCGGGGTCCGAACCCTTGACGACATTCGGGAAATGTTGCTTGCCGGGGCGGACAAGGTGAGCATCAACACGGCGGCCTTGGCCGAACCGAAGTTGATTCGCGCCGGAGCGGAACGCTTCGGATCGCAGTGCATCGTCCTCTCGATCGACGTCCGGCGGAGCGGCCCCGGTTCCTGGCTTGTCTGCAGCCACGGAGGCCGGCGGGAGACCGGATGGGAGGCGCTCGACTGGGCGCGGAAAGGGGTCGAGCTGGGTGCCGGGGAAATCGTTTGCAACAGCATCGACTGCGACGGGATGAAGAGCGGCTACGATTGCTCGCTGATCCGCAGGCTGGCCGACGCCCTGCCCGTGCCCGTCGTGGCCAGCGGAGGCGCGGGAAGGATCGAGGATTTCGGCGAGGTCTTCCTTTCGGGCCACGCGGATGCGGCGCTGGCCGCCGGGATCTTCCACTCCGGCGAGGTTGCGATCTCCGAGGTGAAACGGTACCTGCAAGCCCGAGGCATCCCCGTTCGGGCTTGA
- a CDS encoding tRNA (cytidine(34)-2'-O)-methyltransferase: MDAALEIGLIAPRIPPNTGNVARLCAATCSILHLIGPVPFSLRERAVRRAGLDYWPEVTLRRWESWEEFRPAAEGCRLFFFETGPYPAYTEPLYRRGDILLFGQETRGLPPRLLTAYRDNLFTIPIPNPKVRSLNLANAVSIVLYEALRQIAERERKIPGSMEGSDAG, from the coding sequence ATGGATGCCGCTTTGGAGATCGGACTGATCGCGCCCCGGATTCCGCCGAACACCGGGAACGTCGCTCGCCTCTGTGCCGCCACCTGCTCGATTCTTCATCTGATCGGGCCCGTTCCCTTTTCGTTGCGCGAGCGGGCGGTGCGGAGGGCGGGGCTGGACTATTGGCCGGAGGTGACCCTCCGGCGGTGGGAATCCTGGGAAGAGTTCCGGCCGGCGGCGGAGGGGTGCAGGCTCTTCTTCTTTGAAACGGGCCCCTATCCCGCCTATACGGAGCCGCTCTACCGGCGAGGCGACATCCTCCTCTTCGGCCAGGAGACCCGCGGGTTGCCGCCGAGGCTCCTGACTGCATATCGGGATAACCTCTTCACGATCCCGATTCCCAATCCGAAGGTGCGGAGCCTGAACCTGGCGAATGCGGTGTCGATCGTTCTCTACGAGGCGCTTCGCCAGATTGCGGAGCGGGAAAGGAAGATCCCGGGAAGCATGGAGGGGTCCGATGCTGGCTAG
- the truA gene encoding tRNA pseudouridine(38-40) synthase TruA, producing MPARKEAGKSGTRSAVEPAGPALVGYRLELSYVGTGFSGWQRQKGRPSIQEALESAVARIWGRSIPVAGASRTDAGVHALRQAASFVAPPKLAPAELRRALNYYLPEAIRVCDVHPVAPSFHARFAARAKTYEYRLWNHEVLDPFLVDRVWHVPMPLAIAAMQEAGNLFVGTMDFSAFGTNSGKPSSSTVRTISDLRLLHRGPSVRIRITGDGFLYHMVRNIVGALVRVGKGRLSLAGLRDILESRDRKRAPASAPPWGLYLVRVYYGPIRRKPVAGGPLHWSNSGVRSRRE from the coding sequence ATGCCGGCTCGAAAAGAAGCGGGGAAAAGCGGGACGAGATCCGCCGTCGAGCCGGCGGGACCTGCTCTTGTCGGGTATCGGCTCGAGCTTTCCTATGTCGGCACCGGCTTTTCCGGCTGGCAGCGCCAAAAGGGTAGGCCGTCGATCCAAGAGGCCCTCGAGTCCGCGGTAGCCCGGATCTGGGGGCGATCCATCCCGGTTGCCGGCGCCAGCCGCACGGATGCCGGAGTGCATGCGCTGCGGCAGGCGGCTTCCTTCGTCGCTCCGCCCAAGCTGGCCCCGGCAGAGCTCCGCCGGGCTCTCAACTACTACCTGCCGGAAGCCATACGGGTTTGCGACGTCCATCCGGTCGCCCCGTCCTTTCACGCGCGATTTGCCGCCCGTGCCAAGACCTACGAATATCGCCTCTGGAACCACGAAGTGCTCGACCCGTTTCTTGTCGATCGGGTCTGGCACGTTCCTATGCCTTTGGCGATTGCGGCGATGCAGGAAGCGGGGAATCTCTTTGTCGGAACGATGGATTTCTCCGCCTTCGGCACCAATTCCGGGAAGCCGTCTTCTTCGACGGTGCGGACGATCTCCGATTTGCGCCTGCTCCATCGCGGGCCTTCCGTGCGCATCCGGATCACCGGCGACGGCTTTCTCTACCATATGGTCCGCAACATCGTCGGCGCGCTCGTCCGCGTGGGCAAGGGACGCCTATCCCTCGCGGGACTCCGCGACATTCTCGAGAGCCGGGATCGAAAGAGAGCCCCCGCTTCCGCCCCCCCCTGGGGACTCTATCTGGTCCGGGTCTATTACGGTCCGATCCGGCGCAAGCCCGTCGCCGGCGGGCCGCTCCACTGGTCGAACTCGGGCGTGCGCTCGAGGCGGGAGTGA
- a CDS encoding acyloxyacyl hydrolase, whose product MRRLCAVALALVLASGVEAAGAASGTAYPASAAAGNGDAKEGVALDTESIPELALYREGTNEIQFMSGALFSLGSGGGRYTFDEAPSILSWGWMLTTPKGRGIFRGNVEVLVDLYASGIFAGPMSGNVVVGPNVFVRYNFVQPNWRVVPYVEGGLGFVFTDAYTVPNQSMVGQAIEFTPQAGAGFRYMLSKHWSVNAEALFHHMSNADMAPRNIGVNEVGALVGFSYLLGSD is encoded by the coding sequence ATGAGGAGGTTGTGTGCGGTCGCCTTAGCCCTTGTGCTGGCGAGCGGCGTAGAAGCGGCCGGGGCGGCGTCCGGCACCGCGTACCCGGCATCGGCTGCCGCCGGGAACGGGGATGCAAAGGAAGGGGTGGCGCTCGACACCGAAAGCATTCCCGAGCTGGCTCTCTATCGCGAGGGGACCAACGAAATTCAATTCATGTCCGGAGCGCTCTTTTCGCTGGGAAGCGGGGGGGGGAGGTACACGTTCGACGAGGCGCCGAGCATCTTGAGCTGGGGTTGGATGCTCACCACTCCCAAAGGCCGCGGCATCTTCCGCGGCAACGTCGAAGTGCTTGTCGATCTCTATGCGAGCGGCATCTTCGCCGGTCCCATGAGCGGGAACGTGGTGGTGGGGCCGAACGTCTTCGTCCGGTACAACTTCGTCCAGCCCAACTGGCGCGTCGTCCCCTATGTCGAAGGCGGGCTCGGCTTTGTCTTTACCGATGCATATACAGTTCCGAACCAATCCATGGTCGGGCAGGCGATCGAGTTCACCCCGCAAGCCGGCGCCGGATTCCGCTACATGCTTTCGAAGCACTGGTCGGTCAACGCCGAAGCGCTCTTCCATCACATGTCCAACGCGGACATGGCCCCGCGCAATATCGGCGTGAACGAGGTGGGGGCCCTGGTCGGCTTTTCGTACCTGCTCGGGTCGGATTAG
- the ruvX gene encoding Holliday junction resolvase RuvX, whose translation MGILALDYGSKRIGVAVNDPTLTLALPLGYLPAEPFGEFVRQLKEFIRRYEVSLVLVGLPRNMDGSYGPAAERVRDFVWKCKQLIPIPVELRDERLTTKLAAHYLREAGRKEKAGRQKIDGVAAAVLLQSYLDELALRKT comes from the coding sequence TTGGGCATTCTCGCGCTTGATTACGGGAGCAAGCGGATCGGCGTCGCCGTCAACGATCCGACGCTGACGCTGGCTTTGCCGCTCGGCTACCTGCCGGCGGAGCCTTTCGGGGAATTTGTCCGGCAGCTCAAGGAGTTCATTCGTCGCTACGAGGTCAGCCTTGTCCTGGTGGGCTTGCCGCGGAACATGGACGGCTCGTACGGCCCGGCCGCGGAGCGCGTTCGGGACTTCGTCTGGAAGTGCAAGCAGCTCATTCCGATCCCGGTCGAATTGCGGGACGAGCGGCTGACGACGAAACTGGCCGCGCACTACTTGCGCGAGGCAGGGCGGAAGGAGAAGGCGGGTCGCCAGAAGATCGACGGCGTTGCGGCCGCCGTTCTCCTGCAGTCTTATCTTGACGAGCTGGCCCTGCGGAAGACGTGA
- the trpA gene encoding tryptophan synthase subunit alpha: protein MSGRIAEKFRSLALERKSAFIPYITAGDPALSATLELVLSLERAGADLIELGIPFSDPVADGEVNQAAAHRALKSGATVEGVIATVAAIRKVSEIPIILFSYLNPLLRLGLERFADEAARAGVDGVLLVDLPLEERLPGLESLEARLTRIHLVAPTTEPVRRRAIAKAAAGFIYCVARLGTTGARDEAPAEAEALVRSMRSLCALPACVGFGISTPGQAAAVAAYADGVVVGSALVERIGAWGTAPDLFRRVEDFARPLAESVHNASGRSASEDLLREPMGERGKVGHSRA from the coding sequence GTGAGCGGACGGATCGCGGAAAAGTTCCGCTCCCTCGCCCTTGAGCGAAAGTCGGCGTTCATCCCCTACATCACGGCAGGGGATCCGGCGCTCTCCGCGACGCTCGAGCTTGTGCTCTCCCTAGAACGGGCGGGAGCGGACCTGATCGAGCTCGGAATCCCTTTTTCGGATCCGGTGGCGGACGGAGAGGTTAACCAGGCGGCCGCCCACCGGGCGCTCAAGTCGGGAGCCACGGTCGAGGGCGTGATCGCGACGGTGGCCGCGATCCGCAAGGTTTCCGAGATTCCGATCATCCTCTTCAGCTACCTCAACCCGCTGTTGCGGCTCGGTCTGGAACGGTTCGCCGACGAAGCGGCCCGCGCGGGCGTCGACGGAGTCCTCCTGGTCGACCTTCCCTTGGAGGAGAGGCTGCCCGGATTGGAGTCGTTGGAGGCCCGACTCACGCGGATCCACCTGGTTGCTCCTACGACCGAACCGGTCCGCCGGCGAGCGATCGCGAAAGCGGCCGCAGGCTTTATCTACTGCGTGGCCCGTCTCGGAACGACCGGGGCGCGCGACGAGGCTCCGGCCGAAGCGGAGGCTCTCGTTCGTTCGATGCGGTCGCTCTGCGCTCTGCCGGCCTGCGTCGGTTTCGGAATTTCCACCCCCGGACAGGCCGCCGCGGTGGCAGCCTACGCGGATGGCGTGGTCGTCGGGAGCGCCCTCGTGGAGCGGATTGGCGCCTGGGGTACGGCGCCGGATCTCTTCCGAAGGGTCGAGGATTTTGCGCGGCCGCTGGCGGAAAGCGTCCATAACGCATCGGGAAGAAGCGCTTCCGAAGATCTCCTTCGGGAGCCTATGGGGGAGAGGGGCAAGGTTGGGCATTCTCGCGCTTGA
- the gltB gene encoding glutamate synthase large subunit has translation MSAGNHAKEDHPVPTTLWHSRTERSSCGVGFVTTLTGTPSHKILETALSCVCALSHRGAVDADMKTGDGAGVMTQVPAALFRKDIEKWGAKLYRDDDLAVGFCFLPPDDAYVQAHCRKLVQEALAEHGLFVFGWRKVPVHRDALGEKAARTCPEMEQVLIGKPEDRPLSSLEYERTLYLCRKKIEGRIARDGVKDFHIPSLSSRTIVYKGLFVSPQLPKFYRDLRDPDFQTALAVYHQRYSTNTFPAWRLAQPFRVLGHNGEINTILGNRLWMRAREKDLSDSLWVEEAAHLAPVLLPAASDSAHLDNAVELLLHSGYDLLHTMLMLVPAAWQAEPRLSPEERAFYEYHELLSEPWDGPAALVFSDGRTVGACLDRNGLRPIRYKITEEGTVVLGSEVGIGGLEERTVVEKGRLGPGEIIAVDTVSRRLLRSPTIKKSIADRHPYGEWLSRHSRRLASTGSAPTPAASREPASLSELLAFGYDEEEIKQILKPMAEKGEEGVGSMGDDAPPAVLSREPRILYWYFRQLFAQVTNPPIDPLRERLVMSLEMWVGRRPNPLERRQPDDDVIRLTSPFLTYAELAQMRNRHEPSLQARTISCLFPAGEGVDGFLRRLSEIRVEAEEAVKKGFSILVLSDRGVSPGQAALPMLLVVGAVHHHLIRAGTRIRASLVCETGECRDVHHFACLIGFGATAVNPYLALQLLADLAARGELKAAAPESAQKNYRKAVEKGLLKILSKMGISTLWSYHGAQVFEALGLGAQVIEECFEGVVSHLGGVGYPEIAQEALARHAAAFAPASKLPDRGHYRYRREGERHAVTPLLIQSVHTFVGLKGRDKAFRYEDYRKIGESLATNLPLSLRDCLRFRPQEAVPLSEVEPIEEIRRRFTTAGMSLGALSPEAHETLALALNRIGGKSNTGEGGEDRARFVRLPNGDSLNSAIKQVASGRFGVTAEYLASASEIEIKMAQGSKPGEGGQLPGHKVTALIARLRRSTPGVMLISPPPHHDIYSIEDLAQLIYDLKQVNPRARVCVKLVSEAGVGAIAAGVVKAHADVVLISGHDGGTGASPLSSIKYAGSPWEIGLAETQRVLLTNGLRSRVTLRTDGGIRTGRDIVIGGLLGAEEFNFGTMALIALGCVYVRQCHLNTCPTGIATQDERLRGKFRGTPEGLIAYFDAVSQEVREILASLGARTFNEIIGRADLLEPKEIPDHPKANRIDLRPLLSFPGVGETEPRFHTWERNDPQGDRPLDDILLLEAKSAIHSKEPIELRHRVRNVHRSIGAGLSGEIAYHFGDEGLPEGTIRLRLSGTAGQSLGAFLVKGIAIHLEGEANDYVGKGMSGGEIVLVPPAGCHYRPEEAVICGNTVLYGATGGRLFVRGKAGERFAVRNSGALAVVEGIGDHGCEYMTGGVVAVLGPTGKNFGAGMSGGLAYVFDEDGCFEERLNPEMVRLERVTSPEDQKQLQELLDRHLEKTGSSPAERILREWERFRPLFWKVVPLPPSSAPTAAPEPERKQVPAAAAEQNR, from the coding sequence ATGTCCGCCGGAAACCATGCGAAAGAGGACCATCCGGTCCCGACCACACTATGGCACTCCAGGACGGAGCGGTCCAGCTGCGGCGTCGGCTTCGTCACCACGTTGACGGGAACCCCTTCCCACAAAATCCTCGAGACCGCGCTCTCCTGCGTCTGCGCCCTTTCCCACCGGGGGGCGGTCGACGCGGATATGAAGACGGGGGACGGAGCGGGCGTGATGACCCAGGTCCCGGCGGCTCTCTTCCGGAAAGACATCGAGAAGTGGGGCGCAAAGTTGTATCGGGACGACGATCTGGCCGTCGGATTCTGCTTCCTTCCTCCGGATGACGCTTATGTGCAGGCGCATTGCCGCAAGCTCGTCCAGGAGGCGCTGGCTGAGCACGGGCTTTTCGTCTTTGGGTGGAGGAAGGTGCCGGTCCACAGAGATGCGCTGGGCGAGAAGGCCGCGCGCACCTGCCCGGAAATGGAGCAGGTCCTGATCGGCAAGCCGGAAGACCGCCCTCTCTCGTCCTTGGAATACGAGCGCACGCTCTACCTTTGCCGCAAGAAGATCGAGGGGCGGATCGCCCGGGACGGCGTTAAGGACTTCCACATCCCATCCTTGTCGAGCCGCACGATCGTCTACAAGGGACTTTTCGTCTCCCCGCAACTCCCGAAGTTCTATCGAGATTTGCGTGACCCCGACTTCCAAACGGCGCTGGCGGTCTACCACCAGCGCTACAGCACCAACACCTTCCCGGCTTGGCGGCTCGCCCAGCCGTTCCGCGTGCTCGGCCATAACGGCGAGATCAACACGATCTTGGGCAACCGCCTCTGGATGCGCGCCCGGGAAAAGGATCTCTCTGACTCTCTCTGGGTGGAGGAGGCCGCCCATCTCGCTCCGGTGCTGCTGCCGGCCGCAAGCGATTCGGCCCACCTCGACAATGCGGTCGAGCTTCTCCTCCACTCCGGCTACGATCTGCTGCACACCATGCTCATGCTGGTGCCGGCCGCGTGGCAGGCGGAGCCGCGGCTCTCTCCGGAGGAACGGGCCTTCTACGAATATCACGAGCTGTTGAGCGAGCCCTGGGACGGACCGGCGGCCCTGGTCTTCTCGGACGGCCGGACGGTAGGCGCCTGCCTCGATCGCAACGGCTTGCGGCCAATCCGGTACAAAATCACCGAGGAGGGGACGGTCGTCCTCGGCTCCGAGGTCGGGATCGGCGGCCTTGAGGAGAGAACGGTCGTCGAAAAGGGGCGGCTGGGGCCGGGCGAGATCATCGCGGTCGACACCGTCTCCCGGCGGCTTCTCCGCAGCCCGACCATCAAGAAGAGCATCGCCGACAGGCACCCTTACGGCGAGTGGCTCAGCCGCCACAGCCGCCGCCTGGCCTCGACGGGATCGGCCCCGACCCCTGCCGCCTCGAGGGAGCCTGCCTCCCTTTCGGAACTGCTCGCCTTCGGCTACGACGAGGAGGAGATCAAGCAGATCCTCAAGCCGATGGCCGAGAAAGGAGAAGAGGGGGTCGGGTCGATGGGCGACGACGCCCCGCCCGCCGTGCTGTCGCGGGAGCCCCGGATCCTGTACTGGTATTTCCGGCAGCTTTTCGCGCAAGTCACCAATCCTCCCATCGATCCGTTGCGCGAGCGGCTCGTCATGTCCCTGGAAATGTGGGTAGGCCGCCGGCCGAATCCGCTCGAGCGCCGCCAGCCGGATGACGACGTCATCCGGCTCACGAGCCCCTTTTTGACCTATGCGGAGCTCGCGCAGATGCGCAACCGGCACGAGCCTAGCCTCCAGGCCCGGACGATCTCGTGCCTCTTCCCCGCGGGAGAAGGAGTGGACGGATTCCTCCGCCGCCTCTCCGAGATCCGCGTCGAGGCCGAGGAGGCCGTCAAGAAAGGGTTCTCCATCCTAGTGCTGAGCGACCGGGGCGTCTCGCCCGGCCAGGCCGCCCTTCCGATGCTCCTGGTCGTGGGTGCGGTCCACCACCACCTGATCCGCGCCGGCACCCGGATCCGCGCCTCCCTCGTCTGCGAGACCGGAGAGTGCCGCGACGTCCACCATTTCGCCTGCTTGATCGGCTTCGGCGCCACGGCGGTCAACCCCTATCTCGCCTTGCAGCTCCTTGCCGACCTCGCCGCGCGGGGCGAACTGAAGGCGGCGGCTCCGGAGAGCGCCCAGAAGAACTACCGGAAGGCGGTCGAGAAGGGGCTCCTCAAAATCCTGTCCAAGATGGGAATTTCCACTCTCTGGAGCTATCACGGCGCCCAGGTATTCGAGGCTTTGGGGCTCGGCGCCCAGGTCATCGAGGAATGCTTCGAAGGGGTCGTCTCCCACTTAGGAGGGGTCGGCTACCCCGAGATCGCGCAGGAAGCGCTCGCCCGCCACGCCGCGGCCTTCGCCCCGGCCTCGAAGCTGCCCGACCGAGGCCACTACCGGTATCGGAGAGAGGGAGAGCGTCATGCGGTCACCCCACTCCTGATACAGAGCGTCCACACCTTCGTGGGGCTCAAGGGGCGCGACAAGGCATTCCGGTACGAGGACTACCGGAAAATCGGGGAATCGCTCGCGACCAATCTGCCCCTCTCGCTGCGAGACTGCCTCCGCTTCCGGCCTCAGGAAGCCGTCCCCCTTTCGGAGGTTGAGCCGATAGAGGAGATCCGCCGGCGCTTTACGACGGCGGGAATGTCCCTGGGCGCCCTCTCGCCGGAAGCGCACGAGACCCTGGCCCTCGCCCTCAACCGGATCGGGGGCAAGTCGAACACGGGCGAAGGAGGGGAAGACCGGGCGCGCTTCGTGCGCCTACCCAACGGCGATTCCCTCAACAGCGCGATCAAGCAGGTCGCCTCGGGCCGGTTCGGTGTCACCGCGGAATACCTGGCCAGCGCATCGGAGATCGAAATCAAGATGGCACAGGGTTCTAAGCCGGGAGAGGGGGGGCAGCTGCCCGGACACAAGGTCACCGCCCTCATCGCCCGGCTCCGCCGAAGCACTCCGGGGGTCATGCTCATCTCGCCCCCCCCGCATCACGATATCTACAGCATCGAGGATCTCGCCCAGCTCATCTATGACCTCAAACAGGTCAATCCCCGTGCCCGGGTCTGCGTAAAGCTGGTTTCCGAGGCGGGGGTGGGCGCGATCGCCGCCGGGGTCGTAAAGGCGCATGCCGACGTGGTCCTGATCAGCGGCCATGACGGGGGCACGGGCGCATCGCCGCTTTCCTCGATCAAGTATGCGGGCAGCCCCTGGGAGATCGGGCTGGCCGAAACCCAGCGGGTCCTCCTGACCAACGGATTGCGGAGCCGGGTGACCCTGCGGACCGACGGGGGAATCCGGACCGGGCGCGACATCGTCATTGGCGGTCTGCTGGGCGCGGAGGAGTTCAACTTCGGAACCATGGCCTTGATCGCCCTGGGCTGCGTCTATGTGCGCCAGTGCCACCTCAACACCTGTCCGACGGGGATTGCGACACAGGACGAGCGGCTGCGGGGGAAATTCCGAGGGACCCCGGAAGGCCTGATCGCCTACTTCGACGCGGTTTCTCAAGAGGTGCGCGAGATTCTCGCCAGCCTGGGCGCCCGCACCTTCAACGAGATCATCGGGCGGGCCGATCTTCTGGAACCGAAGGAGATTCCCGACCATCCTAAGGCGAATCGGATCGATCTCCGACCGCTTCTTTCCTTTCCGGGCGTCGGGGAGACCGAGCCGCGCTTCCACACTTGGGAGCGGAACGATCCGCAGGGCGACCGCCCGTTGGACGATATCCTGCTCTTGGAAGCGAAGAGCGCGATTCACTCGAAGGAGCCTATCGAGCTGCGCCATCGGGTGCGGAACGTCCACCGCTCGATCGGAGCCGGGCTCTCCGGAGAGATCGCCTACCATTTCGGCGACGAGGGTCTGCCGGAAGGAACGATCCGCCTGCGTCTCTCGGGAACCGCGGGCCAGAGCCTGGGCGCCTTCTTGGTCAAAGGAATCGCCATTCACCTGGAAGGCGAGGCGAACGATTACGTCGGCAAGGGGATGTCCGGAGGCGAGATCGTCCTCGTTCCGCCCGCCGGATGCCATTACCGGCCGGAGGAGGCCGTCATTTGCGGCAACACCGTTTTGTACGGCGCCACGGGCGGTCGCCTCTTCGTCCGCGGCAAGGCCGGCGAACGGTTCGCGGTCCGGAACAGCGGGGCGCTCGCCGTCGTCGAAGGAATCGGGGATCATGGCTGTGAATATATGACCGGCGGAGTCGTCGCCGTGCTCGGGCCCACCGGGAAGAATTTCGGAGCCGGCATGTCCGGGGGGCTCGCCTACGTCTTCGACGAGGACGGATGCTTCGAGGAGCGTCTTAACCCCGAGATGGTGCGATTGGAGCGCGTCACCTCCCCGGAGGATCAGAAGCAGCTCCAGGAGCTTCTCGATCGCCACTTGGAGAAGACCGGCAGCTCTCCGGCGGAACGGATTCTGCGGGAGTGGGAACGGTTCCGCCCGCTTTTCTGGAAGGTCGTGCCGCTGCCGCCTTCCTCCGCACCGACGGCGGCTCCCGAGCCGGAACGGAAGCAGGTTCCCGCCGCCGCGGCGGAGCAGAACCGTTGA
- a CDS encoding aquaporin has translation MGCCAIAPSPGVLAPLAVGSALMVFAGGGHLSGGHYNPAVTLGAWLRGRCPAQDVLPYFLPYWIAPVAGAVLGSVAAQAIKGSSSVTRMAVAAGPAFLAEFLFTLALVYVVLNSATAKATAGNSFYGLAIGITVMVGASAVGSISGGAFNPAVAVGLGWIGLVAWPYLGLYWVAELLAGACAAWIFLSLNPDDR, from the coding sequence GTGGGCTGCTGCGCGATCGCGCCCTCGCCGGGGGTCCTCGCGCCCCTGGCGGTCGGATCGGCCCTCATGGTGTTCGCCGGGGGGGGGCATCTCTCGGGAGGACATTACAATCCCGCGGTGACGCTCGGGGCGTGGCTGCGCGGCCGGTGCCCGGCGCAAGACGTCCTCCCGTATTTCCTCCCGTATTGGATCGCCCCAGTCGCCGGTGCGGTCCTGGGCTCGGTCGCCGCTCAAGCGATCAAGGGAAGCAGCTCGGTCACGCGGATGGCGGTCGCCGCGGGTCCGGCCTTCCTGGCGGAATTCCTCTTTACCCTGGCGCTGGTCTACGTCGTCCTCAACAGCGCGACCGCCAAGGCGACGGCCGGGAACTCCTTCTACGGGCTGGCGATCGGCATCACGGTGATGGTGGGTGCCTCCGCCGTCGGATCGATCTCCGGCGGCGCCTTCAATCCGGCGGTCGCCGTCGGGTTGGGCTGGATCGGCCTGGTCGCCTGGCCGTACCTGGGCCTCTACTGGGTCGCGGAACTGCTGGCCGGCGCCTGCGCCGCCTGGATCTTCCTTAGCCTCAACCCCGACGATCGCTGA